The nucleotide window GATTCCAGAAAAGAAAAACATCGGCATACTTTTATTTGTTTATGAGTAATGATTAAAGATAATTCATCACCTTCATAATTGCCACCATGTGTTTGTGGCTTTCGCAACTGCTTGATTTATGTTTCGTACTGAAACGTAACTTAACTTTGCATCGGCGTCGCAAACGGATTCCTCTTGCTGCAGTACCCATTTTTGCAGATTTGTTTGCAATTGGAGGGTGGTGTGCTTGCCGAGTGCCAATATTGGTACCTCTCCCCACGTTGTGCATTTTATATTTCTCCAAATCCGATTCTTTTCTGCTATCAGAACATAATACCTGCAATTCCTTTAATGTTGCCTCCCTGTTTTTGTGATCGCATTTACTGATGTTAAATTCACCATCAAAACTAGGCAAAGGCATGTTTGCGACTGAACTTTGCAAATGAATCCTTCTTGCTGCAGTTCCCTGAGTTGTAGATACATCATCTGGATTTGGAAGTAGCTGGAGCCCACGAGATCTGATCTCGATTCCAATCTCCTCAAAATTATTACCATCTCCAGCAACAGTCTCCTGGTTGCTTGTGTTCTCCGTGCTATTAAACAAACCTTGCAAGGATTGTGAAGTAGGCACAACTGAATAGACTCCTGCAGTGCCGTGATAAGGAGGCAGACTTGCATTTTCGGTGTTCAACTGAGGCACCGGATTAGTAGACTGATTAGACGTTCCACATAACCAATCCGAAGATTGCATACTTGCCGCACTCTGTATTAATGAACACCGTTCTCTGTTGAGCTCTGCTTTCAAGTAATCATTCAGAGAATCTTGTTCAGCATTATCAACAGGAAATAATTCATTATTGATATCACCAAAAAAAGGATAGTCTGTGTAAGGCAACATCGGAGAACTGATGTTTGGAAAATTATCATAGTCTATTGGCTGGCACCCTGGGTCGCATAACTGGTCCAGAACATCTTGCAGATTGTCAAACTGCGATTTTATGTAACATGCTTTGTCTCATAACAAGGGTAAAAATCAAACATAATATATGCACGACTAAAGTTTCAATAGAACTCACCTTCTGTCCGTCTTCAGCCTCTTGATCATGTAGAGCCAAATAGCAGCAACGCTCATCAGGATGTGCAGAGTAATTTGTTGAATGATCAGGCATATCAGCAAGACGTTTATTGCTAACATCTGGTTGCTTTTCAACAGGATCAGCTAACGATTCAGATTCTTCTGGTACATCTGATTTTGGAGATCCATGGTTCCGTGGAGTTCCAATTTCTTCCGTAGCATATGTTTCCCGTTGGGTATCATCCGGAAAGTATTTGGTATCATCCGGGGAGTATTTATTTGTAGTCGGAGAGAAACCACCCGGCTCCATTTCATCAATATTGGAGCTTGAACAGTTTTCTTCCGGTTTCTTAAATAAGCGATAAAGAACATAACCACCCTGAACAATTGacaaattataaattaaatatcCATGAAACACAGCCATGATACATATTGCAGCCTCGATTACCACATGATCAAACTATAATCTGAAAGAACTAAATCCAACAGGTCCGCAAAGTTCAGACCACAGTAAAAAGAAAGATAGACCAGCATAATGAAtacaatttccaacatattaatgTGATGTTTAAATTTAACTATCTCAGGAAACTCTACCTCTAGAGTCCAAAAAAGGGTAAGGTCATAGAATTTTAAACAAAATGAATAAAATGCAATTCACaaggtcataatttttttttgctcCTGACAAATTTGATATCTGTGTCAGTTACAGATATACAATCTCAATGAACTACTTAAGATCCTCATAGCTGCACAATAAAATATCAATCCTATCAGACGAAAAAGGCACACTTGTGGCTTCTCTCATGAATTACTGGGAAATGATGGCCTAAGTGTCAGCACTGCAATGACAAAGTTTCACATATAGAACCTCCTCCGACCTAAACATCAACCAATACATGGACTGTTAAAGATTTCCACATAGCAATGTTTGTTTGGATTGACAATGACCCACAAGAAACGCTTTATTGGCCCATCTGCACACTTAAAATTCTATCAAGAAAAAACATGTTATAGCGTGTGACTTGCTAAAACAAAAACATGAATTTCCCATTTACCAGTTGAAAAGGAGCAGCAGTTTATATAGATTATCATTTGTTTATGCAGGCTCCACCTCTTAACATTGTCAAGATTCACAAGATTCCTTATTATGTGCTGAAGTGCTGTAAATCTAGGTAGCTTGGCGAGTAAGAGGTAATCATAAATACTCTGCTTTCTGAGCATATCAAGAAATCCAGTTCCTACATGCTCGAGCAAATTACACAAGTGAAACCAGATGTGTCAAGGTGAAAAATGGGGAGTCACTAGTGATATATTGAactcaaataatgaaaaaaaatagaACCTGAATATGCACGTCAACAAAATGTAAAAATTAAAAACGAAATACTAGAtttcacaaaagaaaaagaaaagaacagtAACAGCTTCCATGCCCAACTAGTGTGTATCTTAAATCATCTCCAATTAGCCTACAATCAGCAAATGCTACATGATGGCCTAAGCGTCAGCACCGCAATGACAAATTTTCACATACAGAACCTCCTCCGACCTAAACATCAACCAATACATGGATATTGTTAAAGATTTCCACATAGCAATGTTTGTTTGGATTGACAATGACCAACAAGAAATGCTTTATTGGCCCATCTGCCCACTTCAAATTCTATCAAGAAAAAACATGTTATAGCGTGTGACTCGCTAAAACAAAAACATGAATTTCCCATTTACCAGTTGAAAACGAGCAGCAGTTTATATAGCTTATCATTTGTTTATGCAGGCTCCACCGCTTAACATTGTCAAGATTCACAAGATTCCTTATTATGTGCTGAAGTGCTCTAAATCTAGGTAGCTTGGCGATTAAGAGGTAATCATAAATATTCTGCTTTCTGAGCATATCAAGAAATCCAGTTCCTACATGCTCGAGCAAATTACACAAGTGAAACCAGATGTGTCAAGGTGAAAAATGGGGAGTCACTAGTGATATATTGAactcaaataatgaaaaaaaCAGAACCTGAATATGCACGTCAACAAAATGTAAACTCAATTAAAAACGAAATACTAGAtttcacaaaagaaaaagaaaagaaaagtaacAGCTTCCATGCCCAACTAGTGTGTATCTTAAATCATCTCCAATTAGCCTACAATCAGCAAATGCTACATGATGGCCTAAGCGTCAGCGACGCAATGACAAATTTTCACATATAGAACCTCCTCCGACCTAAACATCAACCAATACATGGATATTGTTAAAGATTTCCACATAGCAATGTTTGTTTGGATTGACAATGACATACAAGAAATGCTTTATTGGCCCATCTGCCCACTTCaaattttataaagaaaaaacATGTTATAGCATGTGACTCGCTAAAACAAAAACATGAATTTCCCATTTACCAGTTGAAAACGAGCAGCAGTTTATATAGCTTATCATTTGTTTATGCAGGCTCCACCGCTTAACATTGTCAAGATTCACAAGATTCCTTATTATGTGCTGAAGTGATATAAATCTAGGTAGCTTGGTGATTAAGAGGTAATCATAAATACTCTGCTTTCTGAGCATATCAAGAAATCCAGTTCCTACATGCTCGAGCAAATTACACAAGTGAAACCAGATGTGTCAAGGTGGAAAATGGGGAGTCACTGGTGATCTATTGAactcaaataatgaaaagaaacagAACCTGAGTATGCACGTCAACAAAACGTAAACTCGATTAAAAACGTAATACTAGAtttcacaaaagaaaaagaaaagaaaagtaacAACTTCCATGCCCAACTAGTGTGTATCTTAAATCGTCTCCAATTAGCCTACAATCAGCAAATGCTACATGACATTGCACCACTACTAACAAGGAACACTGCCTCCCAAACAACATTTAATGACGAGCAAAAAGAATAACATGTGATGCATTAAATAATCCACATTCTTCGTGCATGACACTGTCCATAGGCTTCTTCTTGGAATGATTTCTCTATGTCAGAGGACAAGCATCCTCTTGATTCCATGCACAAGTCAGAATCATTTAAATCTGACATCCATTGTCAGGAATCAACGCTTTATTCAAGGGATACTCGAATAAATCTGGAAAAGCAGCACCTTTCCAGCACGTTTCTTTTCCCAGACAAATCATATAAAATAAGCAGCGGCCATATGCCAAGGGAACTGAGGGCAGAGCTCCGGACCTGATCACCGGCCTCGAATTCCGGCTCGGTGGTGCGGTACTCGTGCATGATCCAGTTGGTGCGCACGCCGTTGGGAGCGCGGCCGCGATGGAAGACGAGGGTCTTCTTCATGCCGatgggggcggcggcggcggctgcggtGGCCTTGGACCGGATGACGCGGTCCTTCCCCGTCGCCTTCCAGTACCCAGCCTCGGTGGCCCGCTTGGACCGGAGCCCATTCGGGTACTTCCTGTCCCTTGGCGCAAAGAAGAACCACTCGGGATCGTCCGACTCGATCAAGGACTTACCTGCGCACCACGAAACGCATCATGTTCGAATCTTCAGAACAAATTCCAGTACCCGCGACCGAGTTGGAGCCAAAATCCGGCAGTACCTGGGAGATCCCAGGGTTCGCACTTGCAGACGTCGATCTCGGGGATGACATCGTCGTGGGGCTTGATCCGGCCAGTGTTCTTACCCCTGAGGTAGTGGCTGACGAGCTCCTCATCCGTGGGGTGGAAACGGAACCCCACCGGCAGCTTCCCCGGGCGAATCATCGGCTACCACCACCACAAGTCGAAGCTACGGAACCCTACCTCGAGCCGTCCAAATCCCCACCTGCTCTCTACCACAACTAAATCCACCCAGAAGTGACGTCAATCGGAAATATCAAGAACCCTATAAGGATTCCGAAGCATTCGATCGCTATAAGAACATCTCCACAACAAGCTTTGTGGCTTTGGGGCTTAATGAAGAAGAAGGATAAGAAAACACAAGAGGAGGAAGCTTCTCGCGGAAGACAAAGAGAAGACCGTACGGAGcgaggagagagagggagagaaagagGAGCGCGCGCATGCCGTGTAAAAAGCCGCGTACCTCCGACGACAAAATTACGATGTGACACCATATTTTGTCCTGTAACGGGATCGACGTGGGATGGGCCATTACGTAATTCCACCGACCATGTAAAACAGGTCCGCGTCGTGAGCCCTATCGACCGTCCGACCCGGATCCAACGGTAGATGGGCCACTATAAGGTTCTTCCGGCCACATTGACTTTGTTTGTGATCAGGAGTCGGATCCTGTAAACGGCTTGGTGGGCTTTCGGTTCAGCCCAACAGTGGGCAAAACTGACGTATGGGGACTGCGGTCCCATGGCACGCACCGAAGGGCCCACCCTGTCTCCGATCCAATCAGCTgcaaagaaaatataaatcaataaataaaataataacttgTGAGGTGGCAAAAGTGGTGATTAAAAAAgggttttaataaaataataaaaggcGACTTTTCTTCTAATTAGACATTCCGCCAACTTTTGATATTATATTCATGTGCGCATGTAGGAGTGACGTGGAGAAGACGGCTCAATCGAGCGCTCGCGGAAAGCCAAGCGTGCGTCAGATTGCAGAGATACGCAGGAGAAAGAACAGCACGATTGGCACCGACTTGATGTCATTATTTGACCCAAAATATCGCAGATTTTGACATATTTAATTTTACAGTAACAACATTGTCATAATTGACCATCGAACTGACTACTACTTATCCCCGACGCTtgcatctttctttcttttagcTATCTCAATCGACTCCTGCCATGTGCCTCCTTGTTTGGGTCCATCATGCCTATCTTGCTGCAGTTCTCACTGTCCCTGTTGTCCTCTCATTCACGACGTCGTCTCTTTCCATCACGACACGTTATGAGATATACACCTCGGTTGCGATGTGTCGGGATATCATATCCTTCTGCTCGGACGAGTTGGGCGGAATACTCTGGGCGTTGTTGAACACGTCATACGGATCGACGGCCGTCTTGGCGCGCACCAACCTGTCGTAGTTTGCCAGGAAGTACTTCTCGCCCCACGACCTCGCATCAGCCGTCCGATCGTTGAGATCGCCCATCCCGACCGTCCATCTGTTGGTCCCCAGATCCAGGTCCAAGTAGTTCACGTACGCCGCCCTCGGGCCCTTGGACACGTAATCCCCCATGTGGTTGTAGTACCCGCGGATCCACTCCAGGTGCTGCTTGCTGCTCGCCTCCTCCTCTGATGTCCACTCGATCATGTATTGGATCAAGTACTGATTTCCGCTCCGGTGTGGGAACGGTATATGATCGCTCCGGATCCTGGCCATGGCCCCGCCGTACGGGTCCATGATAAGGTACGCTTTCGGCTCCTGCGACAGCAAGTCGAAGGCGCGGGTGAGATTCGATTTGCTTATCGGGATCCGCACGAAGTCGGATTTGGCCTTGAAGGATTTCTTCCCGCGGAGGATCCGATCCTTGAGATCCGAAACCGTGCTCCCGTTGGGGAGTCCGGAGAAGAACAATACCGACTCGATCCAACTCGTCTCGTGGCAGTCCGTGTCGACGAGTCCTAACTCGGGGAAGGTCCGTGCCATGATTGAGACCGCTTCCAGTTTCGGGCCGAGGTAGAAGCCCTTGAAGGTGGCCGACATCTCGACGCGGTCCAGCTCGGGGAGCCCCGCGCCGACGAAGGCGGAAAGGTAGAACTCGTCGGGGAGGCTCGGCGCGACGAGCTGCCATTTGTGGACTAGCTCGGCGACCAGGCGGGTCGACCCGGGGCGGTTCACGATGAAGCCGGTGACCCGGGCGGGGATGGGCAGGAGCTGGATCCGCCAGGCGTAGACCGCCCCccacccgccgccgccgccgccgcggatCGCCCAGAAGATGTCCTCCCCCATCGACTCGCGGTCCATGACCCGGCCGTCCGCGTCGATCAGGACTGCGTCGACCACGTTGTCGGCCGCCAGTCCGTACTTCCTCGACAGCAACCCGAACCCGCCGCCGGCTATGTGGCCACCACTGCCGACGGTGGGGCACGACCCAGCGGAGAAGGCCAGCGAGTCGCTCGACGCCGCGATGGCGTGGTACGTCTCGCCCAGTGTCGCTCCCGACTCGACCCACGCGGTCCGCGATTCTGGGTCGACACGGACCCGGTTCAGCCTCATGAGGTCGACGACCACAAACGGCGCGGCGACTCCGGAATCCTCGGAGTAGGACAACCCCTCGTAGCTGTGCCCGCCGCTGCGGATACGCACGCCGAATCCGGCGGCGCGGCAGCACAGGACGGTGCTCCGCAGGTGCGTGCGATTCCCGGGGAGGACGATAGCGGCCGGGCGCGCGAGACCGGGCCGCGGGGCGAAGCGGAGGTTTTGGATGGAGAAGTTGAGAAAGAGGTAGTACAAGGAGGTATCCGAGATCAACGGGTCGGCAGTCGGGACCGTGTAGTTGTCGACCCCGGCGGAGGCGAGACACAAGACGAGCTTCCGCACTCCGTCGAAGCCACTCGGAGCAACAGGGTACGAAGCGAACGAGACAAAGAAGCAGCagcaggagaggaggaggaggatgacatgGCGATAGCTCTCGGCCATGGCCGCTGTgcgtcaagagggaggaggaggtttGGGATTTATATCGAAGGAGTCGATTAGCACGACGGGATGTTAACCGGCCTGTTTATTCCACTGATCACAGTAGTGCAAGCAGCGACAACATCAAGATCTGCATCGGACGGTTGATATCGGATGTACGGAGAAGATATACGTCGGGGTTCAGGTTAAGTATAACACCTGGCGGATCACCGAGGCTGAGCGAGGCCGGCAAGAAACCGGATAACGGGGGCGGGGGCCACGGAAAGGGCGGGGACTGCGTCGATGAGAGGGAGCATCGCAGCCGTCCGATCGAATAATCCAACGGTCGCATCCTACCTTTGGTGAAACCGACGAAGGCTGTACTGCTGGAGATGGTTGAATGAAAGAAAGGATTTGCTTTAAAGGTGGGGTGTATGGAATTTCTCTTACATGATCTTGATACATTAAGGAGGGGAGGGGGGCGTATCTGGAATTTCTCTGACATGATGTTGATACATTGACAATGTTGGAAATGTATTAGGTACATTTGtaagaaagtatatatatatgtatgtatatatatatgtatatatatgtatgtatgtatatatatatatatatatacagaggaCGGGAGCCGGCCAAGCATCGCCAACTTTTTCCTTGGAGGGAGTGCGGTGTGGTAGAGTTGGACTACATTGTGGGGTTTTATTAGTGTAGATAGAGACACCATCTTACATGCCATCTCTAGTGGATTTTTTTAAGGAGC belongs to Musa acuminata AAA Group cultivar baxijiao chromosome BXJ1-11, Cavendish_Baxijiao_AAA, whole genome shotgun sequence and includes:
- the LOC135582326 gene encoding NAC domain-containing protein 14-like isoform X2 → MIRPGKLPVGFRFHPTDEELVSHYLRGKNTGRIKPHDDVIPEIDVCKCEPWDLPGKSLIESDDPEWFFFAPRDRKYPNGLRSKRATEAGYWKATGKDRVIRSKATAAAAAAPIGMKKTLVFHRGRAPNGVRTNWIMHEYRTTEPEFEAGDQGGYVLYRLFKKPEENCSSSNIDEMEPGGFSPTTNKYSPDDTKYFPDDTQRETYATEEIGTPRNHGSPKSDVPEESESLADPVEKQPDVSNKRLADMPDHSTNYSAHPDERCCYLALHDQEAEDGQKFDNLQDVLDQLCDPGCQPIDYDNFPNISSPMLPYTDYPFFGDINNELFPVDNAEQDSLNDYLKAELNRERCSLIQSAASMQSSDWLCGTSNQSTNPVPQLNTENASLPPYHGTAGVYSVVPTSQSLQGLFNSTENTSNQETVAGDGNNFEEIGIEIRSRGLQLLPNPDDVSTTQGTAARRIHLQSSVANMPLPSFDGEFNISKCDHKNREATLKELQVLCSDSRKESDLEKYKMHNVGRGTNIGTRQAHHPPIANKSAKMGTAARGIRLRRRCKVKLRFSTKHKSSSCESHKHMVAIMKAVVHAINVMAEVRKILGSTLLDKLDKLLVHDRAPPYSSDAYELSKPVLRKRTKPTIGHENTSKGFPAWPKPPRGHPVDR
- the LOC135582326 gene encoding NAC domain-containing protein 14-like isoform X1; translated protein: MIRPGKLPVGFRFHPTDEELVSHYLRGKNTGRIKPHDDVIPEIDVCKCEPWDLPGKSLIESDDPEWFFFAPRDRKYPNGLRSKRATEAGYWKATGKDRVIRSKATAAAAAAPIGMKKTLVFHRGRAPNGVRTNWIMHEYRTTEPEFEAGDQGGYVLYRLFKKPEENCSSSNIDEMEPGGFSPTTNKYSPDDTKYFPDDTQRETYATEEIGTPRNHGSPKSDVPEESESLADPVEKQPDVSNKRLADMPDHSTNYSAHPDERCCYLALHDQEAEDGQKFDNLQDVLDQLCDPGCQPIDYDNFPNISSPMLPYTDYPFFGDINNELFPVDNAEQDSLNDYLKAELNRERCSLIQSAASMQSSDWLCGTSNQSTNPVPQLNTENASLPPYHGTAGVYSVVPTSQSLQGLFNSTENTSNQETVAGDGNNFEEIGIEIRSRGLQLLPNPDDVSTTQGTAARRIHLQSSVANMPLPSFDGEFNISKCDHKNREATLKELQVLCSDSRKESDLEKYKMHNVGRGTNIGTRQAHHPPIANKSAKMGTAARGIRLRRRCKVKLRFSTKHKSSSCESHKHMVAIMKAVVHAINVMAEVRKILGSTLLDKLDKLLVHDRAPPYSSDAYELSKPVLRKRTKPTIGHENTSKGFPAWPKPPRGHPVDRYVTWLILLVVLLPLCLGIILLVVLLPLCLGIQWSMIRLSIWYLMVLCIITSTRLLSS
- the LOC103970941 gene encoding berberine bridge enzyme-like D-2, which gives rise to MAESYRHVILLLLSCCCFFVSFASYPVAPSGFDGVRKLVLCLASAGVDNYTVPTADPLISDTSLYYLFLNFSIQNLRFAPRPGLARPAAIVLPGNRTHLRSTVLCCRAAGFGVRIRSGGHSYEGLSYSEDSGVAAPFVVVDLMRLNRVRVDPESRTAWVESGATLGETYHAIAASSDSLAFSAGSCPTVGSGGHIAGGGFGLLSRKYGLAADNVVDAVLIDADGRVMDRESMGEDIFWAIRGGGGGGWGAVYAWRIQLLPIPARVTGFIVNRPGSTRLVAELVHKWQLVAPSLPDEFYLSAFVGAGLPELDRVEMSATFKGFYLGPKLEAVSIMARTFPELGLVDTDCHETSWIESVLFFSGLPNGSTVSDLKDRILRGKKSFKAKSDFVRIPISKSNLTRAFDLLSQEPKAYLIMDPYGGAMARIRSDHIPFPHRSGNQYLIQYMIEWTSEEEASSKQHLEWIRGYYNHMGDYVSKGPRAAYVNYLDLDLGTNRWTVGMGDLNDRTADARSWGEKYFLANYDRLVRAKTAVDPYDVFNNAQSIPPNSSEQKDMISRHIATEVYIS